The DNA sequence GCCGCACTCTTTCTCTATGTTTTCCTTCCCACCCTCGCTCCTGTCCACGAGCGCGATGACCCTCTTTACCTCAAGGCCGGCTTCCCTTGCCCGCTCTATGGCTTTAATGGTGGAGCCCCCGGTCGTCACGACGTCGTCCACCACGACGACCCTCGCCCCCTCTTCGAGGCTGCCCTCCACCCAGCGCCGGGTGCCGTGCTTCTTGGACTCCTTCCTTACGATAAAGACCGAAAGGGGTTTCCCTTCCATGCTGCTTATAAGTGCGGTTGCATAGGCAAGCGGGTCGGCACCGAGCGTTAACCCTCCTATGCCGTCTATCGGGTCGTCCTTTATCATATCGTAGAGGACCCTTCCCGTGAGTTCACCCCCCGGCGGGCTCAGGACGGTCTTCTTCACGTCGACGTAGATGTCGCTCTT is a window from the Thermodesulfobacteriota bacterium genome containing:
- the pyrE gene encoding orotate phosphoribosyltransferase, with amino-acid sequence MVQNNSKQALLKLLYERSFRYDSAKGFVLASGTKSDIYVDVKKTVLSPPGGELTGRVLYDMIKDDPIDGIGGLTLGADPLAYATALISSMEGKPLSVFIVRKESKKHGTRRWVEGSLEEGARVVVVDDVVTTGGSTIKAIERAREAGLEVKRVIALVDRSEGGKENIEKECGLPLEGVFQRKDFIDLHEADR